GTTGCGATCAGGCTCGCGCCCAGCGAGTCGGTACGCTTCATGGAGGGTATGAAGCTGCCCAGCAAATCCTGCAACATGAAGCGCCCGGCGCGCGTCCCCGCATCCACGGCGGTGAGGATGAAAAGCGCCTCAAACAAAATGGCGAAGTGATACCAGAAGGCCATCATCGTTCTGCCCCCCGCAAATTCCGACAGTATGTGTGCCATGCCCACGGCCAGCGTCGGCGCGCCCCCGGTACGGGAGATGATCGTATGTTCCCCCACATCCTTCGCCGTCTGGGTGACCATCTCGGGCGTAAGATAAAAGCCCCATTGCGAGATGGTTTGGGCAGCCGATTCCGGAGTGGTGCCGATGATCGCGGCCGGACTGTTCATCGCGAAGTACACCCCGGGTTCAAGCGTGGAGGCGGCAATAAGCGCCATGATGGCCACGAACGATTCCATCAACATCGCTCCGTAGCCGATGAAGCGGGCATCGCCCTCGTTTCTGATCATCTTTGGAGTGGTGCCGGAGGATATGAGGGAGTGGAATCCGGATATCGCACCGCAGGCAATGGTAATAAACAGGAAGGGAAACAGGCTTCCCGACCAGACCGGTCCCGAACCGTCCACGAACTGCGTGAAGGCAGGCATTTTCAATTCCGGAGAAATGAATATGACACCAATCGCCAAGCCCACAATGGTACCGATCTTAAGGAACGTGGACAAATAATCGCGCGGGGCGAGCAACAACCACACAGGCAGCACGGAGGCAATGAAACCGTACGCAATCAGAAGCCAGGTGAGCTGCTCGCCGGTGAGGGTGAAAAGCGCGGCCAGTTCGGGGATTTCCTGCACGTATTGGCCACCCACGATGGACAGCATCAACAGCACGAAGCCGATCAGTGAAACCTCGCCGATGGCTCCGGGACGAAAGTAACGTGCATACACGCCCATGAAGAGCGCCGTGGGGATGGTTGCGGCAACGGTGAATGTTCCCCAGGGCGACTCGGCCAATGCCTTGACGACGATCAGAGCCAATACCGCCAGAAGGATCAACATGATAAAGAAGGTGCCGAACAAGGCGATCATGCCCGGAATCTGCCCCAGTTCGGATTTGATCAGATCGCCAAGGGAACGCCCGTTGCGACGGGTGGAAATAAATAGAACAGTGAAATCCTGCACCGCGCCTGCAAACACCACGCCCACTAGAAGCCATAACATGCCGGGCATGTAACCCATCTGGGCGGCGAGTATTGGACCCACAAGCGGACCGGCTCCGGCAATTGCAGCGAAATGATGGCCGAACAATACATATTTGTTGGTCGGTACATAATCCAGGCCATCGTTGAACTTGTAAGCCGGGGTCATCCGAGTGGGATCCAGCCTCAATACCCGCCGGGCGATGAACTGACTGTAGAAGCGGTAGGCAATTGTGTAGACGCAGACGGTCGCGATCACGATCCAGATGGCGCCAACGGATTCGCCCTGCTGCAAGGCAATGACAGCGAACGCGAAGGCGCCAGTTGCCGCAAACGCTGCCCAGCCGAGTTTGGCGATCAGACTGCTCATTTTTTCTCCTAACGCAAAGTTTTCTATTGATGCGGTTATCTTTTATTGCAGACCTTCCCCGCTCAGCTTATTCGTAGCGAGTGGTGGCTTACAAACCCTAACGGAATGGCCGGCTGACGAAGGGCGAGCCGGCGAGTCCGAATCGCCAGGGCATATCGACAGCTTTCGAAATGCCGATGCGGGGTCCCGTTACGACCACTGCCGGCTCGGGTAATGGTAAAAGCTGAAATGGTGGCACGTCGATTGCCAAACCGCTGTGTGCCTGCGTGATACCGAGTGCCTGAGACACACGCCCGGGGCCGGAACATAGCAGACGCACATCATCAAGTCCGCGCCTTGCCCGCATGGTATCAAGTCCTGACACCGGTTCGATTGCGCGGATTAAAACGCCAGCCCCATGCCCTTCCGCGCGGCAGACGAAGTTGAGGCACCAATGGATTCCATAGGAGCGGTAGACATATGCGCGGCAGGGCGCCCCAAACATTATCATGTTTCGTTTCGTAGGCCCCGCGAAGCTGTGCGAAGCCGGATCATCATGATCGTAGGCTTCGGTCTCGACAATACGTCCTCCCACCCCATCCACGAGCAATGTCGCGCCGATCAGACGCCGTGCCACCTCGACCGATGGCGCTGAAAAATCTATAAATGGCATCACAGTCCTCATGGCGGCAATATTATACAGAGCACTTGCAAAAACCAAACCACGTCCGCTTGGCCAATCCACGCACGCTGATGGTTCGGCTGAGACCTTAATGTGCTTACCTTACCGGCGTGTATGTGCTACAACGGCACGGGGGATAGGGTTAACACTAATACACATATTCCAGATGCCGCTTAACGTATTTATTCGCTGGAGGGGAAAAGAAGGGGTGTCGGCGCCACTGCTGATGGTCGCGTCAACAATGCTATTTGCAACCATGGGCATGTGTGTAAAATTCGCCGCGGCGGAGTACAGTACGGGTGAGATCGTGTTTTACCGGGGTATGGTTGGCGCAGCAATGATGATCATGCTTACCCGGGCACGCGGCGGTTCGTTTCGCACCTCGATGCCAGCGATGCACTTCTGGAGGAGTCTGGCCGGAGTAAGCGCGTTGGGCCTCTGGTTTTATGCAATTGGAGAGTTGCCGCTTTCTACTGCCTTCACCCTGAATTACATGGCGCCTATCTGGATGGTGGTTTTACTTATCGGAGGTTCTGCATTGCGACGCGGCGTCACGGTGAGCACTCGTCTCATTTGGACCGCGCTTGTGGGTTTCGTGGGCGTGATGTGTATCCTGCAGCCCACTTTGCAAAGTGATCAGTTATGGGGGGCGCTGGCCGGCCTGC
The window above is part of the Nitrosospira sp. Is2 genome. Proteins encoded here:
- a CDS encoding DMT family transporter, translated to MSAPLLMVASTMLFATMGMCVKFAAAEYSTGEIVFYRGMVGAAMMIMLTRARGGSFRTSMPAMHFWRSLAGVSALGLWFYAIGELPLSTAFTLNYMAPIWMVVLLIGGSALRRGVTVSTRLIWTALVGFVGVMCILQPTLQSDQLWGALAGLLSGLLTALAYMQVAALGRAGEPEERVVFYFSVGGIAGGAVGASLFSGWHSHTVSGLGLLLAVGLLATLAQLLMTRAYATGRMLVNGSLQYLGIAWSYLYGVLLFDDPVTVVALLGMGLIAVAGIAAVRLRPTVLAASRISTTP
- a CDS encoding DNA-3-methyladenine glycosylase; its protein translation is MPFIDFSAPSVEVARRLIGATLLVDGVGGRIVETEAYDHDDPASHSFAGPTKRNMIMFGAPCRAYVYRSYGIHWCLNFVCRAEGHGAGVLIRAIEPVSGLDTMRARRGLDDVRLLCSGPGRVSQALGITQAHSGLAIDVPPFQLLPLPEPAVVVTGPRIGISKAVDMPWRFGLAGSPFVSRPFR
- a CDS encoding carbon starvation CstA family protein codes for the protein MSSLIAKLGWAAFAATGAFAFAVIALQQGESVGAIWIVIATVCVYTIAYRFYSQFIARRVLRLDPTRMTPAYKFNDGLDYVPTNKYVLFGHHFAAIAGAGPLVGPILAAQMGYMPGMLWLLVGVVFAGAVQDFTVLFISTRRNGRSLGDLIKSELGQIPGMIALFGTFFIMLILLAVLALIVVKALAESPWGTFTVAATIPTALFMGVYARYFRPGAIGEVSLIGFVLLMLSIVGGQYVQEIPELAALFTLTGEQLTWLLIAYGFIASVLPVWLLLAPRDYLSTFLKIGTIVGLAIGVIFISPELKMPAFTQFVDGSGPVWSGSLFPFLFITIACGAISGFHSLISSGTTPKMIRNEGDARFIGYGAMLMESFVAIMALIAASTLEPGVYFAMNSPAAIIGTTPESAAQTISQWGFYLTPEMVTQTAKDVGEHTIISRTGGAPTLAVGMAHILSEFAGGRTMMAFWYHFAILFEALFILTAVDAGTRAGRFMLQDLLGSFIPSMKRTDSLGASLIATGLCVAGWGYFLYQGVVDPLGGINTLWPLFGISNQMLAGVALILCTAVLFKMKRDRFAWITIVPALWVIVCTLTAAWQKIFDANPRIGFLAHADKYKGAIAEGQVLAPAKSIEQMQQVIFNDYVNASLAGLFMLVLISILVFGITAVLQARALRNPSVKEAPFELLPVEGGSRT